In Acinetobacter sp. C32I, one genomic interval encodes:
- the hemB gene encoding porphobilinogen synthase has product MTYTFNRPAFPATRMRRIRKNDQLRAMVSETHLTANHLIYPVFVLPGQQQTQDIPSMPNVQRLSADLLLKKAETLLELGVSKLALFPVTPQQDKSLTAEAAWDDNGLVQTTCRLLKKELPEMVLITDGALDPYTTHGQDGIIDDTGYVLNDETVECLVKQALSHAAAGADVIAPSDMMDGRIGAIRQALEQNDFIYTNIMAYSAKYASSFYGPFRDAVGSASNLKGGNKYNYQMDIGNRAEALHEIALDLQEGADMVIVKPGMPYLDVVREVKDTFGVPTFIYQVSGEYAMLAGAIQNGWLSDSVILESLMCCRRAGADGIWTYFAEDAARKLKEMK; this is encoded by the coding sequence ATGACTTATACGTTCAATCGTCCAGCTTTTCCTGCGACTCGCATGCGCCGTATCCGTAAAAATGACCAACTTCGTGCCATGGTTAGTGAAACGCATTTAACTGCGAATCATTTGATTTATCCAGTGTTTGTATTACCAGGACAACAACAGACCCAAGACATTCCAAGCATGCCAAATGTGCAACGCTTGTCGGCTGACTTATTACTAAAAAAAGCAGAAACCTTGCTTGAACTCGGGGTTTCGAAACTTGCCTTATTCCCTGTCACACCACAACAAGATAAAAGCTTAACAGCGGAAGCTGCTTGGGATGACAATGGCTTGGTTCAGACGACCTGTCGCCTACTCAAAAAAGAATTACCAGAGATGGTCTTGATTACCGATGGTGCACTTGATCCTTATACCACGCATGGTCAGGACGGTATTATTGATGACACGGGTTATGTACTCAATGATGAAACCGTTGAATGCTTAGTGAAACAAGCACTCAGTCATGCTGCGGCTGGTGCCGATGTAATTGCCCCAAGTGACATGATGGATGGTCGTATCGGTGCGATTCGTCAAGCACTAGAGCAAAACGATTTTATCTACACCAATATCATGGCCTATTCAGCAAAATATGCCTCAAGCTTCTATGGCCCATTCCGTGATGCGGTGGGTTCTGCCAGCAACCTGAAAGGTGGCAATAAATACAATTACCAAATGGATATTGGCAACCGCGCCGAAGCCTTGCATGAAATTGCGCTGGATCTGCAAGAAGGTGCGGATATGGTGATTGTCAAACCGGGTATGCCTTATCTAGATGTGGTTCGTGAAGTTAAAGATACCTTTGGTGTTCCGACATTCATTTATCAAGTTAGTGGCGAATATGCCATGCTTGCGGGTGCGATTCAAAATGGTTGGCTCTCTGACAGCGTGATTCTAGAATCATTGATGTGTTGCCGTCGTGCAGGTGCAGATGGGA
- a CDS encoding class I SAM-dependent methyltransferase — MAKAIHHFDFLSHNRAAWDKQAQEQQAWSRPVSHELIRAVRHGDWEVHITPRPLSKAWLGDIVGKNILCLASAGGQQAPVLAAAGANVTVFDISDQQLQQDRMVAEREGLQLKTVQGDMCDLHAFQDAEFDLIMQPISNLYVADVVAVWRECYRVLKPQGVLIASFYNPVVFIADRNPEYAKQGLIHPIYRLPYSDLQDLGADALNAKLQAGEAVVFGHSLTDLIQGQLAAGFLIQSFYEDDQPQPRFLVDQFMPTFLATRAIKN, encoded by the coding sequence GTGGCAAAAGCAATCCATCATTTCGATTTTCTCAGCCATAATCGTGCAGCTTGGGATAAGCAGGCGCAAGAACAGCAAGCTTGGTCACGTCCTGTCAGTCATGAACTAATTCGCGCAGTTCGTCATGGAGATTGGGAGGTACATATCACGCCAAGACCATTATCCAAAGCATGGCTCGGCGATATTGTCGGAAAAAACATTCTGTGCTTAGCCTCTGCAGGTGGTCAACAAGCACCTGTGCTGGCGGCTGCGGGCGCGAATGTTACGGTCTTTGATATTTCTGATCAACAATTACAGCAAGACCGAATGGTTGCGGAACGCGAAGGGCTTCAGCTCAAGACCGTGCAGGGAGATATGTGTGATTTGCATGCATTTCAGGATGCTGAATTTGATTTGATCATGCAACCGATTTCAAACCTGTATGTTGCCGATGTTGTAGCGGTATGGCGGGAATGCTATCGGGTACTCAAACCGCAAGGGGTTTTGATCGCCAGTTTTTATAATCCTGTGGTTTTTATTGCAGATCGTAATCCTGAATATGCCAAACAGGGGCTGATTCACCCGATTTATAGATTACCTTATTCCGATCTTCAAGATCTGGGTGCAGATGCGCTCAATGCCAAACTGCAAGCAGGTGAGGCGGTGGTGTTTGGACATAGCCTCACGGATTTAATTCAGGGGCAACTGGCTGCTGGTTTTCTCATTCAAAGCTTTTATGAAGATGATCAACCACAACCACGTTTTTTAGTGGATCAATTTATGCCAACCTTTTTGGCAACACGGGCGATTAAAAATTAA
- a CDS encoding thioesterase family protein, giving the protein MNDVKKNWTGNIQLGAKADHQVVLKQLCKAFNACPFFKYSGMVMRVVDDQIEAYFEMQPELVGNVAFQILHGGVAATILDSIGGVVAMEQLYRRATPEDLPDTIKKVSRLATVDMRVDYLAPGRGKHFIARAETLRLGRKGCTMRMTMVNDEGKAIATAIASYAY; this is encoded by the coding sequence ATGAATGATGTAAAGAAAAACTGGACTGGGAATATTCAGCTAGGTGCCAAGGCAGATCACCAAGTGGTCTTGAAACAGCTGTGTAAGGCATTTAATGCCTGTCCATTTTTTAAATACAGTGGAATGGTCATGCGAGTGGTGGATGATCAGATTGAAGCATATTTTGAGATGCAGCCAGAACTGGTGGGGAATGTTGCATTTCAGATTTTACATGGTGGCGTTGCTGCGACGATTCTGGACAGTATTGGTGGGGTGGTTGCGATGGAGCAGCTTTATCGCCGTGCCACACCAGAAGATTTACCCGATACCATCAAAAAAGTATCGCGTTTAGCCACGGTGGATATGCGGGTGGATTATCTGGCACCAGGACGTGGCAAACATTTTATTGCCCGTGCTGAAACCTTACGTCTAGGTCGTAAAGGTTGCACCATGCGTATGACCATGGTCAATGATGAAGGTAAAGCGATTGCAACCGCAATTGCCTCGTATGCCTATTAA